From Halomarina ordinaria:
CGGTAGGTCTCGAAGAGGTCCGCGGTCACGCCGTTGACGCGTTCGTCGGTACACTGCGCGGAGAGGACCACCGCGACGAGCAGTTCGAGGCGGTTCGAGTAGTCGAGCGAGATGGTCGAGTCGGGGTACGCCTCCTCCAGCCGGTCGATGACCTCCACGGCCTGTTCCTCGCGCGAATCGAGGGGGACTCCCATGGCGAATCGGCGCGCGGAACCGACTTCGGTGTTGTCGTTCGTCGCGGCACGGTGGTCCGAGCGCGGTCCGACAGGTGGGGCTGTCGAATGGGACGAACTACCCCCCTGCCGTCCCCGCTCCGACCCATGCCCGGTCCCGTGTTCCGCTCGAACGACCGCGTCGCCCTCCGGACCGTCGAGGAGTCGGACCTCGACTTCCTCCGTGAGACGAGTAACCACCCCGACGTGCGCCGGAACGTCGGGAACTCCGCCCCGCACGACGCACTCGCCACGCGCGAGGAGTTCGAACGGAAGAGTACCGACGACGACACCGCCGAGTTCCTCGTCTGCGTCGAGGACGAGCGCGTCGGGGTCGTCGGCCTCTACGACGTCCGCGACGGGTGGGGCCGCGCGGAGACGGGCTACTACCTCCACCCCGACCACTGGGGGAACGGCTACGCCACCGACGCGGTCCGACTCGTCTGCGAGTACGGCTTCCGCGAGCGACGACTGAACAAGGTTGCCGGACGCACCTTCGCGTTCAACGAGGCGTCGGGCCGCGTGCTGGAGAAGGTCGGCTTCGAGTGCGAGGGGCGACTCCGCCGGGAAGCGTTCGAGCGCGGGACGTACGTCGACCTGCTGTACTGGGGACTGCTCGCCGAGGAGTTCGAGGCGTGAGTCTACTTCACAGTCCGAGTTCGCGCCCGAGCACGAGGCGCTGTATCTCGCTGGTCCCCTCGCCGATCTCCATCAGCTTCGCGTCACGGTAGAAACGCTGGGGGGCGAAGTCGGTCGTGTAACCGTAGCCGCCGAGGACCTGGACGGCGTCCTCGGCCACCTCGCGGGCGGCCTCGCTCGCGTCGTACTTCGCCATGGCGGAGATGCGGGTGACGTCCTCGCTGGCGTCGTACTTCGTGGCGGCCTTGTGGGTGAGCAGGCGCGCGCGCTCGGCCTTGCGGTCCATCTCGACGAGCATGTCGCGGACGGCGTCGAACTTCCCGATGGGTTTGCCGAACTGCTCGCGCTGCTTGGCGTAGTGGAGCGCGGCGTCGAACGCGCCCTGCGCCAGCCCCGTCGAGAGCGCGGCGATGGAGATGCGCCCGCCGTTGAGCGTCTTCATCGTCTGCGTCCAGCCCTCGCCCTCCGCGCCGAGCAGGCGGTCCTCGGGGACGCGGCAGTTCGTGAACTTGATCTCGCAGGTGGGCGAGGCGTTGAGGCCCATCTTCTCCCACTCGGTGACGACCTCGAACCCGTCGTCCTCGCGCGGGTCGACGATGAACGTCGAGATACCGTCGTAACCCGCGCCGGGGTCGGTGACGGCCTTCACGAGGATGCTCCCCGCGACGCTCGCGTTCGTGATGAACTGCTTCGTCCCGTCGATGACGTACTCGTCGCCCTCCTTCCTCGCCATGGTGTCCATGTCGCTCGCGTCGCTCCCGGAGCCGGGTTCGGTGAGCGCCCACGCGCCGAGGTACTCGCCGGTGGCGAGCGGCGGGAGCCAGCGCTCCTTCTGGGCGTCGGTGCCGAACAGCTCGATGGGCTTGGTGGCGAGGCTCGTGTGCGCGGCGTACGAGAGGCCGATGGAGCCCGAGACGCGACCGAGTTCCTCGGTGACCAGCGCGTACATCAACTGGTCGCCGTCGAGGCCGCCATACTCCTCGCTCACGGGCACGCCCATCATGTCGAGGTCGGCGAGCGCGTCGAACACCTCCTCGGGGAAGCGGTGTTCCTCCTCGATGTCCCACGCGATGGGTTCTATCTCCTCCTCGCAGAACTCCCGCACCGTGTCGCGAATCATCCGGTGCTCGGCGGGCAGGTCGAAATCCATGGTTCGACTCACGAGGGAGCGCTGATAAACGCTCCGGCAAGTGTTGCGAGGGGCGCTCAGCGGCCCGTCTGGCCGGAGAGACGGTCGGACGCGTCGCCGGCGCCGAGGTCGAATCGGTTGGCGTGGGTGAGCGTCGTCCAGCCGAGGAGCCGCTCGTCGCGCACGGGGCGCCCGCGCGAGTCGATGGCGTCCTGGTGCTGTTCGACGTAGGTCGGTTCGTTGCGCACCTCGCTCCCCCGCGACCGGACGACGCGGAGGAACGACTCGTCCTCCCACTGCGAGTACGCGAGTTCGTACGCCGAGGTCCCCTCCTCGCGTTCGCGGGCGGCGAACCCGCCGACTTCCCCGAAGCGTTCGTCGAACGCCTCGGGGTCGAAGAAGAAGGGGACGTGCGCCTCGAACAGCCGCCGGAGGGCCGGTTCGCCGTCTCGCTCGTACCCGTAGAGGTCCTCGCCGTAGTGGCGGCCGAGTTCGGCGGCCGTGACGAACGCCTTCAACGCGTACAGCGAGTAGCTGAGTCCCTCCGAGCGCTGGAGTTCGTTCGCGAGCAGCCAGTCCTCGCGGCGCTGGCGGAACCCGTCGGCGCGGATGCGGTCGAACGCCTCGCGCAGGCGCCCGTCGTCGCCGAGGTACGCCGCACCCGCCGCCCGACACGTCTCGCGCCAGACGAAGATGTTCTGGACCCAGTCGGGCGTCGCCGTCGGAATCGTCGAGAGGAACGTGTCGGTCCACTCCTCCAGTGCGGCGTGCGACCCGACGCTCCCGTCGTCCCACGCGTCGTGGTTCCGGACGAGGTCGGCACCGTACCACAGTTTCGGAATCGTGACGTACAGTTCGATGCCGTTGGTCAGGCGCGGTTCCATCCGCGTCTCGGGGTCGAGGAACCAGTGGTCGAGGAACGCGACGGTGCGTTCGGCGTAGCGGTCCTCGCCGGTGAACTGGTAGGCGAGGCCGAGGTCGCGCACCCGGTCGCCCATCTCGATGGCGGCGGTGTAGTCGGCGCGCGCCGACTCGCCCGACCCGGGGTCGCCGCTCCGGAAGGTCGACCCCCCGCTGTCGGTGACGCTCCGCGGCGTGGCCGTCAGCGACTCCCGCACGTCGGCGGCGAACGTCTCGAAGGCGCTCGCCCACGGGTCGTCGCCGGCCAGGACGCGCCGGCGCACCGCGGCCAGTTCCCCGAGGTGGACGAACAGCGCCGGACGCCGCTCGCCCGTCGGGAGACCGGTCGACCCGTCCTGTGCGCCCCCGCGACCGGTCCCGAGGCCGGTCACGCCCGCCACCGTCGCGACCCCTCGCAGATACCGCCGTCGGCTCCACCCGCCGCCGTCACCTGTCATCGTCCCGTGACGTCGGCCGGCGAGAGTGGTATCGATTTCGGCCCTCCCGACGACGGTCAGGGGTTCCGAGGGGACGGGCGTGACCGTCGAGTGTGGCGCGGCGACCGCTACGCGACCGAGTAACACTCATACTCGCGGGTCGTCTCGTCTCGTCGTATGGCCGTCCGGCGGTTGCTGAAGGGGACCATCGAGTGGAACCGGCTCGAGAGCGTCGCGGTCGAGGTGGCCCGCCGGTACGACCGGTCGTCCGTTCGCGTCGAGTTCCTCGACGCCGACAACTGGCTCTCGACGCCGTTCGTCGTCGACGACCGCTGGTTCGTGAAGGTCGTCTCCGAGCAACACGCCCTCCTGCACGCGGTCCTCACCACCGGCCGGAACCTCGGGGCGTTCTCCAGCGGCGTCCCGGGGTTCTTCGACCACGTCCGCGACCCGGCGGAGATGGCCGACCTCGAACTGGCGGCGACCCGGCGGATGCGCGACCTGGGGGTGAACGTCCCCGAACCGGTCGAGGCGTTCGAGCACGACGGCCTCGGCGTCCTCGTCGTCGAGTACCTCCCCGCCTTCCGTACGCTCGGTGAACTCGACGAGAGCGAGGTGCTGCGCTACGCCCCCGAACTCTTCGACGCGCTCTCGCGTATCCACGACGCCGGCCTCGCTCACGGCGACCTGCGCGCGGAGAACGTCCTCGTCGCCGACGAGCGCCTCTTCCTCATCGACGCGACGAGCGTCCGTCCGGGGGCCGTCGAGCAAGCGCGGGCGTACGACGTCGCCTGCGCGCTGGCCGCCGTCACCCCCCTCCTCGACTCCCGCGCGGCCGTCGACGCCGCGCGCGAGCACTACCCCGTCTCGGTCCTGCTGGACGCGCGCGACTTCCTCGACTTCGTCAACATCCGTCCGGACCACGACTTCGACGCGGCGGGCGTGAAAGGCGAGATAGAGAAGGACGCGAGCGGCGGGGGCGAGGGTTAGACCCACCGCGTCGAGACGAACGCGTATGTCACCACGAGGTGCAGGGCGAACGCGAGGACGCCGACGACGAGCACGTAGTGATAGGGGACGTCGCGTTCGACGCGGAGGTACATCGCCCCGCCGACGAGCGCGGCGCTCGCGCCGCCGAGGACGAGGAGCGCGAGACCACCGAGGAGCCACGCGCCGCGGTTGGCGGGGTCCGCCGGAGTCGCGTCGCGTCGTATCTGGAACGCCCAGAAGGCGAGCAATCCGGCGGTCACGACCCCGAGCAGGAGGAAGTAGCCGAGCGTCGGCAGGGACTGGAGGGGGACGGAGACGGCGACCATGCGCTGAAATTCACGCTACCCGACAAAAATCTTGGGCGGCGCGGGCGGTCCCGGTTCGCGCGGTCCCCGCCTCACTCGGTAATCTCGATGCGGATGGCCTCCGCGTCGTCGCGTTCGCGGCGGGCCGCCTCGCGTTCGAGGTGGCGCTCGACGAGTTCGACGTTCCGGACGTTGGCCTTGATGAACGCGTCGAACACCGGGCCGACGACCGGCACCGCGCCCGCGACGGCGTCGGCCCCGATGTTCAGCAGCATGCGGACGATGGTGGAGTACGACACGCCGAGG
This genomic window contains:
- a CDS encoding GNAT family N-acetyltransferase, producing the protein MGRTTPLPSPLRPMPGPVFRSNDRVALRTVEESDLDFLRETSNHPDVRRNVGNSAPHDALATREEFERKSTDDDTAEFLVCVEDERVGVVGLYDVRDGWGRAETGYYLHPDHWGNGYATDAVRLVCEYGFRERRLNKVAGRTFAFNEASGRVLEKVGFECEGRLRREAFERGTYVDLLYWGLLAEEFEA
- a CDS encoding acyl-CoA dehydrogenase family protein encodes the protein MDFDLPAEHRMIRDTVREFCEEEIEPIAWDIEEEHRFPEEVFDALADLDMMGVPVSEEYGGLDGDQLMYALVTEELGRVSGSIGLSYAAHTSLATKPIELFGTDAQKERWLPPLATGEYLGAWALTEPGSGSDASDMDTMARKEGDEYVIDGTKQFITNASVAGSILVKAVTDPGAGYDGISTFIVDPREDDGFEVVTEWEKMGLNASPTCEIKFTNCRVPEDRLLGAEGEGWTQTMKTLNGGRISIAALSTGLAQGAFDAALHYAKQREQFGKPIGKFDAVRDMLVEMDRKAERARLLTHKAATKYDASEDVTRISAMAKYDASEAAREVAEDAVQVLGGYGYTTDFAPQRFYRDAKLMEIGEGTSEIQRLVLGRELGL
- a CDS encoding alginate lyase family protein, with the translated sequence MTGDGGGWSRRRYLRGVATVAGVTGLGTGRGGAQDGSTGLPTGERRPALFVHLGELAAVRRRVLAGDDPWASAFETFAADVRESLTATPRSVTDSGGSTFRSGDPGSGESARADYTAAIEMGDRVRDLGLAYQFTGEDRYAERTVAFLDHWFLDPETRMEPRLTNGIELYVTIPKLWYGADLVRNHDAWDDGSVGSHAALEEWTDTFLSTIPTATPDWVQNIFVWRETCRAAGAAYLGDDGRLREAFDRIRADGFRQRREDWLLANELQRSEGLSYSLYALKAFVTAAELGRHYGEDLYGYERDGEPALRRLFEAHVPFFFDPEAFDERFGEVGGFAAREREEGTSAYELAYSQWEDESFLRVVRSRGSEVRNEPTYVEQHQDAIDSRGRPVRDERLLGWTTLTHANRFDLGAGDASDRLSGQTGR
- a CDS encoding RIO1 family regulatory kinase/ATPase domain-containing protein, with the protein product MAVRRLLKGTIEWNRLESVAVEVARRYDRSSVRVEFLDADNWLSTPFVVDDRWFVKVVSEQHALLHAVLTTGRNLGAFSSGVPGFFDHVRDPAEMADLELAATRRMRDLGVNVPEPVEAFEHDGLGVLVVEYLPAFRTLGELDESEVLRYAPELFDALSRIHDAGLAHGDLRAENVLVADERLFLIDATSVRPGAVEQARAYDVACALAAVTPLLDSRAAVDAAREHYPVSVLLDARDFLDFVNIRPDHDFDAAGVKGEIEKDASGGGEG
- a CDS encoding DUF4112 domain-containing protein, yielding MDDDIDIALDAADEAALDRMRTVAYLLDEGFRVPGTDFRFGIDPLLGVLPGAGDVAAAGLSLYIVVEAANLGVSYSTIVRMLLNIGADAVAGAVPVVGPVFDAFIKANVRNVELVERHLEREAARRERDDAEAIRIEITE